The genomic segment actattacttatgaaagcagaagaatataaatgatcgtattagattcatatatttgccgtgacttatttttaaaatgtgatttttaattaaaagacacatcaagattgtttaccttatttctaatgctaaaaaaaaacgaactataacacaGGCCACCGGACGATatgggcctgtcagttagaacaaaaatttgacagctccgaacagctgacaggccgatatcgtccggcggactggtaatcagtgggccccattagtatatttaatatgtctgtgtttCACTGAAGTTTTGTTATATAAAACGAACCTTAACAGCGCTCTCCGATCCCACACGGTTATTAAATATAGAGGTCACGATATCCTGGTTTCATTCGACAGAATGGGAATAACCGTCGTATTAGATAAGGTTGTATCTATAGGAGAGACGACCGTTCGTGAACTTGAGCATTACAGCCAtcacagaggggctaccgcgaaaaccgaaattcgcaaattgcggggatctttctcttttactccaatgaaagcgttattagagtgacagagaaagatccccgcaatttgcgaatttcggttttcgcggtagcccctcagggtTGTTCGGAAGGCTGCCGTAGCCTCGAGACGGAAGACAACTTAATGTTAGGACTTTGGCCGTTTTACACATTGAGacacttaacttcaaactcgggtaaatccatctgtcagattatgcgattttggtattaaggaAAGGTAATagagtagatatttgctgagagggtcgaatggatttacccaagtttgaagttaagcgacacacatATTTTAACgtttacataggtactttattattggtaagtgtaaaaaaatcgCTGATAGCACTTTTTCTCATCGTCGAATGTTAATATCTTATTCCGCAAGAGTAAAAACTATAATAGGTAACACTACAATCCTAACTGAATTAGTGACCATTTTTTTGGTTGCTTACCAAAATAATAGAAAGAACCCATACGCTACTTCTTACTCTTCTTTTAACTCTAActctaaaaaaatctttataaaaGGACCCCTAGTTTACGTTTTCGTGATTATGCTAAGTTGCTCTTTCAGCTTAAATAGTATTCGAATTCACATTACGTTCAATTCGTAGTGGCATTGTAGCCTTCATGTCTGGCCTTGGCATGCGACCCTCAAAATACGACCATTTCATACAAATCCGAATCTTAGAGGAAAAAAGTTACAAGTTACTTTATATTCAAGTGCGGCATTATTTGTTTAGGAATTCTATGTCCCATGATGTATTCAAATCGTCTATGTTTTTTGAATACAATGTAGTCTAAAAACGGAACTAGACGTCTTTTGTGTTGAGTTTAAGTTTGTTTTATATAGCTCTCGATTTTAAGGTGGGATTAATAAAGTGAATAACGATTTATATCGAGCAATAAATAGGCTTAGCACGAGTGCACCGCGACAGCATCTCGTGCGCGAGATGGCGCCTGTCATTTCTCAACTGCTAATTTAATACTTTCAACTTTCCTTGTAACAACTTTTTATCGCTTGGTGATGTAAGATTAAAAATCACTCTCTAATTTCGTTGAATAAAAATGTTGGATTGTTAACCATATCGGGCGTATACACTACGACAATATAAAACGAAAAATAGGAGACGTTCATGTTGTTTTAAACCCTTGAAAACTCCATAGGGAATAATGCGCAAGGCATATGGAGAATTTATGCAAATTCCTCGGATCAAGTTTATGTGGTCGCATCTTGGATGCTGCGCTACGTTGCCACGCTTTTGCCGCAGTGGGGGCGCGACAGGGACGGCGATACGACAGGTGCTATTTTACTTAGATTAGCGGGAACACGTGAATATGTATGTGGTTAGGGCAGTGGGTCTGTGCCGACTAGATGAAGTAAAAATAGTTGCCTTCTTTTAGTCGCAAAAGGAATGAGCAAGTTAAAGTGCTCTAGTGGTCGGTAGACGCGCTGCGTTTAAATCTATGAGTAGCttggtaaaaaaaattaccaatatGTGTATCATCTTTTTTACACTTTCATGTTGCCAACAGAGAAAGTAAGGGAACGATCGAATGAGCGAGTCAACATAATATTGTGTGTAAGATCAGTCACAAAAAAAACACCGCCGATGAAATATGATCTAGACCTCCGTCAAaattcttaaattattttttataaaagccCTGTACCCGTAAATAGCTCTCGGGCGCCCACTCAGCTAGAATAACGTGGCATTAACGTTTGATCTCCATTGTTTCAGGCTGCAAAATCAAAGCGCTGCGAGCGAAGACCAACACGTACATCAAGACACCGGTGCGCGGAGAGGAGCCCGTGTTCGTGGTGACGGGGCGCAAGGAGGACGTCGCGCGCGCCAAGCGCGAGATCCTCTCCGCCGCCGAGCACTTCTCGCAGATCCGCGCCTCGCGCAAGtgcggcgccgcgccgccgccgcccgccggCGCGCCCGGACACGTCACCGCGCAGGTGCGCGTGCCCTACCGCGTCGTCGGCCTCGTCGTCGGACCCAAGGGCGCCACCATCAAACGCATCCAGCACACGACGCACACCTACATCGTCACACCCTCCCGCGAGCGTGAGCCCGTCTTCGAGGTCACCGGCCTCCCCGAGAGCGTCGAGGCCGCCCGCAAGGAAATAGAAGCCCACATCGCCCTTCGCACCGGCGCCGCCGGCGGCCCCGCCGGCACCACGCCCGCCCCCGACAGCGAGCCCCTCGCGCAGCTGTACCGCGCCGGCCTCGCCTCGCTGCTGCCCCGCCCCGACCAGGAGGCCGCCTTCTCGTCCGCCGGCTCGTGCTCGTCGGGCGGCTCGTCCGCGCGGCTCGGCGACCTGCTCGGCATCTGGTCGTCGACGGAGCGCGACGAGGGCCTGGGCGAGTCGCCGTCGTTCGAGTcgccgggcggcggcggcgcggcgggcgtgTGGGCGTGGGGCGGCACGCGGCCGTCGCCGGCGGCGTCGCCGGTGCGCGCGTGCGCGGTGTGCGGCGAGCGCGGCGTGGCGGCGGCGCTGGTGCCGTGCGGACACAACCTGTTCTGCCTGGAGTGCGCGCAGCGGCtggcggcgggcggcgcgccgTGCCCCGCCTGCTCGGCGCCCGCGCACCAGGCGATCCGCATCCTCTCGTAGACTGCTACCTCGGTAGTTGCACTGACGCGGGCGCGGAGACGGGGGCTACCGCCCGACACCGGTGGTTTTATCGAGCACGTTTTGTAATAGGGATCGATCTTTTTTACTTAAAAAtcgttataaaaatattaaaaaaataaaaatcgcgTAATCGAAATCCTGGTGCCAAAAGTCGGCGCCTCGCCGGCACGGCCCGTCCGCCGCGCCGAACCTACCTATCGTAAGTCGGCAGAGTTATTC from the Cydia splendana chromosome 17, ilCydSple1.2, whole genome shotgun sequence genome contains:
- the LOC134798845 gene encoding RNA-binding protein MEX3B, with product MPSSLFGELGSVGGGLVEDQRAFQLALELSLLNLGESLPTANPLASPLGFAPPPDDRAKKSQNMTECVPVPSSEHVAEIVGRQGCKIKALRAKTNTYIKTPVRGEEPVFVVTGRKEDVARAKREILSAAEHFSQIRASRKCGAAPPPPAGAPGHVTAQVRVPYRVVGLVVGPKGATIKRIQHTTHTYIVTPSREREPVFEVTGLPESVEAARKEIEAHIALRTGAAGGPAGTTPAPDSEPLAQLYRAGLASLLPRPDQEAAFSSAGSCSSGGSSARLGDLLGIWSSTERDEGLGESPSFESPGGGGAAGVWAWGGTRPSPAASPVRACAVCGERGVAAALVPCGHNLFCLECAQRLAAGGAPCPACSAPAHQAIRILS